The Setaria viridis chromosome 6, Setaria_viridis_v4.0, whole genome shotgun sequence genome includes the window GATGTTTGGTTTTTTACTTCCTGATTTGGGAATGGCGATTCGGGGTGGCAGCTTGACGAAGGCGGTGGCTATTGACTGCGAGATGGTCGGGGTAGGTTCCGATGGCGGCAAGAGTGCCCTCGGCAGGATCACCTTGGTAAGCACCATTTTTACTTCAATTTTCATGTTTATTTATTTACTATGTGTAGTAACAGTATGCTTTGTCAATGGAATGAAATTTGCAACTATGTTGTAGCTGGATTTTGTTAGATGTGGAGATATTGTGAGGTTGATTAGGGTAATCTACAGTTGGAGGGTGGTTATTCATAGATGTCTGGTTTAAGAATATGGTGGTTTCAATAATTCCATGACTTAGACGGATTGACATTCTTGTGGTTTCATGAAAGTGGTTGTTACAAGCTTGCATTTGACACTGGTATCATGCAGGTATTTGTTTCAAAAACAtgattagcttatatttaggtTTGGCAGTACCATAAAGTAATTTCCTATCATTTGGGAGTTTCTACTGCTTTTTTATTTACCTGATGTTAAGCTCAGAATTATGCTAATAAAGTAGCATATATATTAGCTTTATTTAGGCAGTGTTCAGCAATTGAGTAGTGCAATATGGCCCTTTCCCGTTATAATGTGGTTTTAtctattaagggggtgtttggttcctccccctaaactttaacccccgtcacatcgaatgtttagatactaattagaagtattaaacgtagactatttacaaaacccattacataagtggaggctaaaaggcgagacgaatctattaagcctaattagtccatgatttgacaatgtgttgctacagtaaacatttgctaatgatggattaattaggcttaatagatttgtctcgtcgtttagcctctatatgtgcaattagttttataattaacttatatttagttctcctaattagcctccaaatattcgatgtgacacggactaaactttagctcgagaaaCCAAATGCCCCCTAAATTGTTTTCTGTGGCTACTTGCTACTTCCATGACGATGCTATAAGATAATGTTTTAGTGTTGTTACTAGTGATCTAGTTCTTGCATGAATCTCAGGATTTGACATAATACAATAGAATGTGtacataattaaaaaaaatcatacaatgTTTTAGTGATATTTGTATACTTGATTTTCTATATCCCTGGATCTGGAGTTAATGCTCCATGTAGAATCAATAACATTTATTTATAGGATAGGTGCACAAAAGTTATCGTGTGGGTTCTTTATGATGTCCTCTGGTGATTTGAATGTGTTTACACTTAGAGAGTTTGATGTGTTGTAAATGGATCAAGGCTTCAAGCTGTGAAGGTTATTCTTGAAGTTTGTGAATTACATGCTTAAGTTTGATGGAAAATTGTAAGTGTAGGCCATGTTTACCTAGCCTTGCTTTAGGAAGAGCGGGAAAATGTTTCCTTACTGTTGTAGCAAGGGAGGAAGAGCCAAACTGGCAAACTTGCTCCTCCAACAAGAAAGATTTCTGGAGCAGTAGCAATGCTGTACAAGGGAACCAAACATTCTGGACTTTTTTTTGTTCAACATTATGTAGTACCTGATATATAAGTTTCTGTAGTATTTGCAATGCAACATATGTATTTGATGAAGTTTGTTTGAAATTCCCAAACATTTGGGCAATGCACATGCATTCCTGCCTTTGAAATATCATCATCTAATCTTAATATGCTTTTTGTCAGGTTAATTGTTTTGGCAATGTCGTGTATGATGAATACGTTCGAACAGTGGAGCGAATTGTGGATTACCGCACACGCATTAGTGGGATTAGACCTAAGCACATGAATAAAGGTAGAGATGTCACTACATTGTCAGTTATCACTATATGATATTTTGTTACTGTAGAGAGGTGATGGTGATCTATGTGGGTTATGCAACTGTCTTATGTCACTGCAGCCAAAGAATTCTGGGTTGTGCAGAAGGAAGTAGCTGAGCTGATTAAAGGAAGAATTCTTGTTGGGCATGCACTGCACAATGATCTTAAGGTTGGTGGCTGTAACTCCATTCTTTATGGACCCTATGTCCTTGTCTAATTTAATTCATATTTTCCAGGTTTTGCTACTAAGCCACCCAAAGAAGGACACTCGGGATACATCAGAATATGAAATTTTCCGAAGGTTAGATAGTCTGAGCATCTTCTGTGacctaattatttttttgctatGGTTACCCTAACTGTATTGACTTGTGAATTTCAATTCACTAGGGAAAGAAAGAGGCGGTCATTGAAGGATCTTGCCAATGAAGTACTTGGTGCTAAAATACAACAGAGTGAACACTGCCCCGTATGTGATACTATAAACATGATTACTGATTTGTCAACAGCCTAACACTTCCATCTTGATGTCACTTCTGCTCATGATTACTTGCATGGCCACTATTGATGCTCTTACAGATTGAGGATGCCCGAGCTGCGATGTTCAtttacaacaagcacaagaaaacATGGGAGAAGAACATGAAAGAACAATTCAGGTTCAAAAAGAAGCTCAAGAAGCGAGGCAAGAAGAAACCTGCTGAGTCCAATGCAAATGACCCCAATGTCCCGACTGTGCTTCTATAGAGACTAGCAAAAGATACCTGGGAACCTGTGCGAACCATTTCCATACTCGACATGAAGTTTTTCACTCTGACAAGTGGTATGGATATGATAAATCCTACTGGAACTGTCTCAAGTCAGTATCTAACCATAAAACTTTCAGAGAATACTTGATGCCAATGTCGTGATTTGAAAACCATTGATTCATAATTCTCTGTGTAGCATTTGTCCTAGGGAAACAATGTTTGTAATGAAAATTTTGTAGTTGAACATCCATGTACACTGTAGTGTGTAAATTCACACTTGCATTCAGGTTTTGTAACAAACATTTCCACCATCAACTGAAAAATGTCACAGGTGACAAGATTGGGTTGCTGAGAATTGGATTCTGAGGACTGGGCTGCCTTGCAGCAATCGTAGCAGATGTGAGACTGAGACCTCTCTGCTGCTCATGGCGTTTCCTAACTGTGAACTGGTGCTGGTGCAGGGGCAGGGAGTTGGTGTCCAGCATGTGGAGGATGACCACCATGAGCAGGGAGCAGGTGAACATCGGGATCGGGCCGAAGATCCACA containing:
- the LOC117860644 gene encoding uncharacterized protein, with the translated sequence MAAEAAPPLSSPSATVANPGRNPKRKRKPKPKAAGPSALNPNWAQLQSKLPQRPAATHLGKRKHDSGPPSPSRAPAEPSPPPEAVVKLEPTSDDASLTKAVAIDCEMVGVGSDGGKSALGRITLVNCFGNVVYDEYVRTVERIVDYRTRISGIRPKHMNKAKEFWVVQKEVAELIKGRILVGHALHNDLKVLLLSHPKKDTRDTSEYEIFRRERKRRSLKDLANEVLGAKIQQSEHCPIEDARAAMFIYNKHKKTWEKNMKEQFRFKKKLKKRGKKKPAESNANDPNVPTVLL